The Arachis duranensis cultivar V14167 unplaced genomic scaffold, aradu.V14167.gnm2.J7QH unplaced_Scaffold_232527, whole genome shotgun sequence genome contains a region encoding:
- the LOC127744215 gene encoding protein FAR1-RELATED SEQUENCE 8-like, whose amino-acid sequence MAFVIDLNTQPSSEEIHSFDTHIDMDDINICNSSSNSATKTECSTEVIIHPTISDEEISKVGMLFGTLKEARQFYYNYVNNVGFEPHIRNTNFNKNGRTPINQSIQCKLEKWRLSKVELAHTHRCDPNLSWMFKKNRELSMHVKDVIERKDQAGIRPSKTFQALVDEAGGRSNMKFLEKDVRNYISGKLRINGDDTDAKEMLDYFTRMKEQNPNFFYDICVYSDNSLKHAFSTDARSRAAYKYEMSVAAFVGVNHHERSCLFGCALLISIIFTIWVPILLEHKFGAGMRSTQWNKEQQELECDAADNRGLIPCVSNSPIEKQFQYGYNNCIFCDVQAEFIKKCDCNLSPRVVKDNQYFYEVTQQKIVKGMSIYSEYEVVFCPISHQVRCNCFSGRPIFKRLKADVDRKIKNGTKKRRASSKHPKEVAVVERDKHLNKATERHITANFVPIEEDCFTDNTLSSIPEYFHHATNTQMDSLSSVGFTTLLNSFQNPSIHAYSYRNND is encoded by the exons ATGGCATTTGTGATAGACTTGAATACGCAGCCGTCGTCAGAAGAAATTCACTCATTTGATACCCATATTGATATGGACGATATAAATATTTGTAATAGTTCAAGCAATTCTGCTACAAAGACTGAGTGCTCGACTGAG gtcaTAATTCATCCCACCATTTCTGATGAGGAGATTTCAAAAGTGGGGATGCTATTTGGAACCCTCAAAGAAGCACGCCAATTTTACTACAACTATGTCAATAACGTGGGATTCGAGCCTCATATAAGAAACActaacttcaacaagaatggaAGGACACCTATTAACCAATCCATACAGTGCA AGCTTGAAAAATGGAGACTGTCGAAGGTAGAATTAGCTCACACGCATCGGTGTGATCCCAATTTGTCATGGATGTTTAAGAAAAACAGGGAACTCTCCATGCACGTTAAGGATGTCATTGAGCGCAAAGACCAGGCTGGTATACGACCTTCGAAGACTTTTCAGGCGCTTGTTGATGAAGCTGGTGGTCGTTCTAATATGAAATTTCTTGAGAAGGATGTTAGAAATTATATATCTGGTAAACTCCGAATCAATGGAGATGATACTGATGCGAAAGAGATGCTGGACTATTTTACCAGGATGAAAGAGCAGAACCCGAATTTCTTTTACGACATTTGTGTTTATAGTGACAATAGTCTCAAGCATGCATTTTCGACGGATGCTCGATCAAGAGCTGCTTACAA GTATGAGATGTCAGTTGCAGCATTTGTGGGTGTCAATCACCACGAAAGGTCATGTCTTTTCGGGTGTGCTTTATTG ATATCTATCATATTCACAATATGGGTCCCTATTCTTCTAGAGCACAAATTTGGGGCTGGCATGAGGAGTACACAATGGA ATAAAGAACAGCAGGAGTTGGAATGCGATGCAGCAGACAATAGGGGCCTGATCCCATGTGTATCGAACTCTCCTATTGAGAAGCAGTTCCAATATGGGTACAACAACTGCATATTTTGCGATGTTCAAGCCGAATTTATCAAAAAGTGCGACTGCAACCTGTCTCCAAGGGTAGTGAAGGACAACCAATACTTCTATGAAGTGACTCAACAGAAGATAGTTAAGGGGATGTCTATTTATAGCGAGTATGAAGTTGTGTTTTGTCCTATTTCGCACCAGGTTAGGTGCAACTGCTTCAG TGGGCGTCCAATCTTCAAGAGACTCAAAGCGGATGTGGACCGGAAAATTAAGAATGGTACTAAGAAACGTCGAGCTAGTAGTAAACATCCAAAG GAAGTTGCAGTTGTTGAAAGAGACAAACATTTAAACAAGGCCACCGAGAGACACATTACTGCTA ATTTTGTTCCTATTGAAGAAGACTGTTTCACCGACAACACCTTGTCTTCTATCCCTGAATATTTTCATCATGCCACAAATACGCAAATGGATTCCCTAAGCTCGGTTGGATTTACAACATTGTTGAATTCGTTCCAGAACCCTTCTATTCAT GCATATTCTTATAGAAATAATGACTAA